The genomic interval GTTGGGAGCCTAGGACGGGTTTTACGCGTAATACCTTTTCGAAGTATATGATCCTGGGGCAGTAGATGTAATGTTTGATGTCCGTGGCTGAGACGTATGATTCCTCCGCGTCAGATATAGGCAACTTTAACCTTTCCCTCATCCAATCTATACTTCTTCGCTTTGCCAACCTCCCTCCTCCCTTTGAAGCATAGATCGCATAAGGGGTATATCTGGACGTTCTCCACCCGGTCCCCTATCAGGTTCTTCAAGTCTACGGTTAGGCTGTTCAATCTATGCCTGGGCATGTCCCCGATGAAGGCGCTGTACTGGATCCTCGATAGGCCGTAGTCCTTGAGGGTCTCGGCTACCCTGTTCCTCAGGTTGTCATCGGTTATATCGTATATT from Candidatus Bathyarchaeota archaeon carries:
- the cas2 gene encoding CRISPR-associated endonuclease Cas2; this translates as MYDITDDNLRNRVAETLKDYGLSRIQYSAFIGDMPRHRLNSLTVDLKNLIGDRVENVQIYPLCDLCFKGRREVGKAKKYRLDEGKVKVAYI